ATCATTTTAGAAAACTCTGCCTTTAACCGCGAAGCGATTACTGGACTCGAAAACTGTTCTCATCTTTGGATCCTAGCGTGGTTCCATAAAAATAAAGATATGAAAGCCCGCTCACTCGTTCGTCCTCCCCGTTTGGGTGGTAACACAAAAGTCGGTGTTTTTTCTACGCGCTCCCCCTATCGCCCCAACCCTATAAGTATCTCCGCTTGCTCCCTGAAAGAGATCCTCATTAAAAAGAATAAGATCATTATTCAAATCACCGGCTG
The sequence above is a segment of the Lentisphaera araneosa HTCC2155 genome. Coding sequences within it:
- the tsaA gene encoding tRNA (N6-threonylcarbamoyladenosine(37)-N6)-methyltransferase TrmO, producing MSQDTSSTPSPEENNFSLEAIGYIKSDLKEKFGTPRQPGLCPSVLSSIILENSAFNREAITGLENCSHLWILAWFHKNKDMKARSLVRPPRLGGNTKVGVFSTRSPYRPNPISISACSLKEILIKKNKIIIQITG